The following coding sequences are from one Bradyrhizobium sp. WSM471 window:
- the rpsO gene encoding 30S ribosomal protein S15, protein MSIAAERKAEVIKTNANKAGDTGSPEVQVAILSERIANLTNHFKTHVKDNHSRRGLLKLVSTRRSLLDYVKKKDEARYKALLEKHNIRR, encoded by the coding sequence ATGTCGATTGCCGCAGAACGCAAAGCGGAAGTCATCAAGACGAATGCCAACAAGGCCGGCGATACCGGTTCGCCAGAGGTTCAGGTCGCGATCCTGTCGGAACGCATCGCCAACCTCACGAACCATTTCAAGACCCACGTGAAGGACAACCATTCGCGTCGCGGCCTCTTGAAGCTGGTCTCGACCCGCCGCTCGCTCCTCGACTATGTGAAGAAGAAGGACGAGGCGCGCTACAAGGCGCTGCTCGAGAAGCACAACATTCGTCGTTAA
- the katG gene encoding catalase/peroxidase HPI: MDDTSKCPFSGGKRVPANRDWWPTQLSIEMLHKNSAKSDPMDKDFDYAKEFKSLDLNAVIKDLTALMTESQEWWPADFGHYGGLMIRMAWHSAGTYRTTDGRGGAGAGQQRFAPLNSWPDNANLDKARRLLWPIKQKYGRKISWADLMVLAGNVALESMGFKTFGFAGGRVDVWEPEELYWGPEGTWLGDERYSGERQLAEPLGAVQMGLIYVNPEGPNGKPDPVAAAKDIRETFARMAMNDEETVALIAGGHTFGKTHGAGDPSLVGPEPEAGALEDQGLGWKSKHASGIGGDSITSGLEVTWTTTPTKWSNNFFENLFKYEWELTKSPGGAQQWTAKGAEAIIPDAFDKSKKHRPTMLTTDLSLRMDPAYEKISRRFLENPDQFADAFARAWFKLTHRDMGPIQRYLGPLVPKETLIWQDPIPAVNHELASEQDIASLKTKILASGLSVSELVSTAWASASTFRGSDKRGGANGARIRLAPQKDWEVNEPAQLSKVLGKLEAIQKDFNASSGAKKVSLADLIVLGGTAAVEKAAKDAGVDVNVGFTPGRMDASQEQTDAASFAPLEPRADGFRNFIGKRQQFMMPEEALVDRAQLLRLTGPEMTALIGGLRVLGANANGSKNGVLTSKVGTLSNDFFVNLLDMSTQWTPAGTDGTYEARDRKTNAVKWTGTRVDLIFGAHSQLRAYAEVYATSDSKEQFVKDFAKAWAKVMNLDRYDIAA; this comes from the coding sequence ATGGACGACACTTCAAAGTGCCCGTTTTCGGGTGGAAAACGTGTGCCGGCGAACCGCGATTGGTGGCCGACCCAGCTCAGCATCGAGATGCTGCACAAGAATTCGGCCAAGTCCGACCCGATGGACAAGGACTTCGACTACGCCAAGGAGTTCAAGTCGCTCGACCTGAACGCGGTCATCAAGGACCTGACCGCTCTGATGACTGAATCGCAGGAATGGTGGCCCGCCGACTTCGGTCATTACGGCGGCCTCATGATCCGCATGGCCTGGCACAGCGCGGGGACCTACCGCACCACCGACGGTCGCGGTGGCGCCGGCGCCGGACAGCAGCGTTTCGCGCCGCTCAACAGCTGGCCCGACAACGCCAATCTCGACAAGGCACGCCGTCTGCTCTGGCCGATCAAGCAGAAATACGGCCGCAAGATTTCCTGGGCCGATCTGATGGTGCTGGCCGGCAACGTCGCTTTGGAGTCGATGGGCTTCAAGACGTTTGGCTTTGCCGGCGGCCGCGTCGACGTCTGGGAGCCGGAAGAGCTGTATTGGGGTCCGGAAGGCACGTGGCTGGGCGATGAGCGCTACAGCGGCGAACGCCAGCTCGCCGAGCCGCTCGGCGCGGTGCAGATGGGCCTGATCTACGTCAATCCGGAAGGCCCAAACGGCAAGCCGGATCCGGTCGCCGCGGCCAAGGACATCCGCGAGACCTTCGCCCGCATGGCGATGAACGACGAAGAGACCGTCGCGCTGATCGCCGGCGGCCACACCTTCGGCAAGACCCATGGCGCTGGCGATCCGTCGCTGGTCGGACCGGAGCCGGAAGCGGGCGCGCTCGAGGATCAGGGCCTCGGCTGGAAGAGCAAGCACGCTTCGGGCATTGGCGGCGATTCCATCACCAGCGGTCTCGAGGTGACCTGGACGACGACGCCGACGAAGTGGAGCAACAACTTCTTCGAGAACCTGTTCAAGTACGAATGGGAGCTGACGAAGAGCCCGGGCGGTGCGCAGCAGTGGACGGCCAAGGGCGCCGAGGCCATCATTCCCGATGCCTTCGACAAGTCGAAGAAGCATCGGCCGACGATGCTCACGACGGATCTCTCGCTGCGTATGGATCCGGCCTATGAGAAGATCTCGCGCCGCTTCCTCGAGAATCCCGATCAGTTCGCGGACGCCTTTGCCCGCGCCTGGTTCAAGCTCACCCATCGCGACATGGGTCCAATCCAGCGCTATCTCGGCCCGCTGGTGCCGAAGGAAACGCTGATCTGGCAGGATCCGATCCCGGCCGTGAATCACGAGCTGGCCAGCGAGCAGGATATCGCCTCTCTGAAGACCAAGATCCTGGCTTCGGGTCTGTCGGTCTCGGAGCTGGTCTCGACCGCATGGGCGTCGGCCTCGACGTTCCGCGGCTCGGACAAGCGTGGCGGCGCCAACGGCGCGCGCATCCGCCTCGCCCCGCAGAAGGATTGGGAGGTGAACGAGCCGGCTCAGCTCTCGAAGGTCCTGGGCAAGCTCGAAGCGATCCAGAAGGACTTCAACGCGTCATCCGGTGCGAAGAAGGTCTCGCTGGCGGACCTCATCGTGCTCGGCGGCACCGCCGCGGTCGAGAAGGCCGCGAAGGATGCCGGCGTCGACGTCAACGTCGGCTTTACGCCGGGCCGCATGGATGCCTCGCAGGAGCAGACCGACGCCGCTTCGTTTGCTCCGCTGGAGCCGCGGGCCGATGGCTTCCGCAACTTCATCGGCAAGCGGCAGCAGTTCATGATGCCCGAGGAGGCTCTGGTCGATCGTGCGCAGCTGCTCCGGCTTACCGGCCCGGAGATGACGGCGCTCATCGGCGGTCTGCGCGTGCTCGGTGCCAATGCGAACGGTTCGAAGAACGGCGTCCTCACCTCGAAGGTGGGAACGCTGAGCAACGACTTCTTCGTCAACCTGCTCGACATGAGCACGCAGTGGACGCCGGCCGGCACCGACGGCACCTATGAGGCCCGCGACCGCAAGACCAATGCGGTCAAGTGGACCGGCACGCGTGTCGACCTGATCTTCGGCGCGCACTCGCAGCTTCGCGCCTACGCCGAGGTCTATGCCACGTCGGATTCCAAGGAGCAGTTCGTCAAGGACTTCGCCAAGGCCTGGGCCAAGGTGATGAACCTCGACCGGTACGACATCGCGGCCTGA
- the truB gene encoding tRNA pseudouridine(55) synthase TruB, protein MTMDPAHGTIGGEEADQLDVQKNNSADMSGNSQPHQEPRRVNNDPRANKQKGNQPRRDRRDVHGWVVLDKPIGMTSTQAVAVLKRLFNAKRAGHAGTLDPLASGGLPIALGEATKTVPFVMDGRKRYRFTVCWGEERDTDDIEGRATATSDRRPTREAIEALLPRFTGVIQQIPPRYSAIKVQGERAYDLARDGEIVELAPRPVEIHRLSLVDQPDSGHAVFEAECGKGTYVRALARDMGRILGTYGHICALRRTLVGPFGENDMIPLDQLEALCDRAASGEGSLADALMPVETALDDIPALAVTRADAARLHRGQAVLLRGRDAPTCSGTVYVTVAGRLLALAEVGNGEIIPKRVFNLTGLTASADRNERN, encoded by the coding sequence ATGACGATGGACCCGGCTCACGGCACGATCGGCGGCGAAGAGGCCGATCAGCTCGACGTGCAGAAAAATAATTCTGCGGACATGAGCGGCAATTCTCAGCCGCATCAGGAGCCGCGCCGCGTCAACAACGATCCGCGCGCCAACAAGCAGAAGGGCAACCAGCCGCGCCGCGACCGCCGCGACGTCCACGGCTGGGTCGTGCTCGACAAGCCGATCGGCATGACCTCGACGCAGGCCGTTGCCGTGCTCAAGCGCCTGTTCAACGCCAAACGCGCCGGCCATGCCGGCACGCTCGATCCGCTGGCCTCCGGCGGCCTGCCGATCGCGCTTGGCGAGGCCACCAAGACCGTCCCCTTCGTCATGGACGGCCGCAAACGCTACCGGTTCACGGTATGCTGGGGCGAGGAGCGCGACACCGACGACATCGAGGGCCGCGCGACCGCGACCTCGGACCGGCGCCCGACCCGGGAGGCCATCGAGGCCCTGCTGCCCCGTTTCACCGGGGTGATCCAGCAGATCCCGCCGCGCTACTCCGCCATCAAGGTCCAGGGCGAGCGCGCCTACGACCTCGCCCGCGACGGCGAGATCGTGGAACTGGCCCCCCGTCCGGTCGAAATTCACCGTTTAAGCCTTGTAGATCAACCGGATAGCGGCCATGCCGTATTCGAGGCCGAGTGCGGCAAGGGCACCTATGTCCGCGCGCTGGCCCGCGATATGGGCCGGATTCTCGGCACTTACGGCCATATCTGCGCGCTCCGGCGGACCCTGGTCGGCCCATTTGGCGAGAACGACATGATTCCGCTGGATCAACTGGAGGCTTTGTGCGATAGAGCCGCGTCCGGCGAGGGTAGCCTCGCCGACGCGCTTATGCCCGTTGAGACCGCGCTGGACGACATCCCGGCACTGGCCGTCACTCGGGCTGATGCGGCAAGGCTCCATCGGGGCCAAGCCGTTTTGTTGCGCGGACGGGATGCGCCCACTTGTAGCGGCACAGTCTATGTCACGGTGGCAGGCCGGCTTCTCGCGCTTGCCGAAGTCGGCAATGGCGAAATCATCCCCAAGCGTGTGTTCAACCTGACCGGCCTGACTGCCAGCGCCGATCGCAACGAGAGAAATTGA
- the fabB gene encoding beta-ketoacyl-ACP synthase I: protein MRRVVVTGMGIVSSIGNNTQEVLASLHEAKSGISRAEKYAELGFRSQVQGAPTLDPSTVVDRRAMRFLGQGAAWNHIAMEQAIQDSGLSPDEISNIRTGIIMGSGGPSARTIVEAADITRTKGPKRVGPFAVPKAMSSTASATLATWFKIKGVNYSISSACATSNHCVGNAYETIQIGKQDVIFAGGCEELDWSLSVLFDAMGAMSSKYNDTPATASRPYDVNRDGFVIAGGAGVLVLEELEHAKARGARIYGEIVGYGATSDGYDMVAPSGEGAERCMRMAMSTVKTKVDYINPHATSTPAGDPPEIDALRRVFGSGEKCPPISATKALTGHSLGATGVQEAIYSLLMMNNGFICESAHIQELDPVFADMPIVRKRIDNVKIGTVLSNSFGFGGTNATLVFSRLDA from the coding sequence ATGAGGCGGGTTGTGGTCACCGGGATGGGCATTGTCTCCTCCATCGGAAACAACACCCAGGAAGTGCTTGCGAGCCTTCACGAGGCGAAGTCGGGCATTTCGCGGGCTGAGAAATATGCCGAGCTCGGCTTCCGTTCCCAGGTGCAGGGTGCGCCGACGCTCGATCCTTCGACGGTGGTCGACCGCCGCGCCATGCGTTTCCTCGGTCAGGGCGCGGCGTGGAATCACATCGCGATGGAACAGGCGATCCAGGATTCCGGTCTTTCGCCTGACGAAATTTCCAATATTCGCACCGGCATCATCATGGGCTCCGGCGGTCCGTCGGCGCGCACCATCGTCGAGGCCGCCGACATCACCCGCACCAAGGGACCAAAGCGCGTCGGCCCGTTTGCAGTGCCGAAGGCGATGTCCTCCACGGCCTCCGCAACGCTTGCGACCTGGTTCAAGATCAAAGGCGTGAACTATTCGATCTCATCGGCCTGCGCCACGTCGAACCATTGCGTCGGCAACGCCTATGAGACGATCCAGATCGGCAAGCAGGACGTCATCTTCGCCGGCGGCTGCGAGGAGCTGGACTGGTCGCTGTCGGTGCTGTTCGACGCCATGGGCGCGATGTCCTCGAAGTACAACGACACGCCTGCCACGGCCTCGCGTCCCTACGACGTCAACCGCGACGGCTTCGTGATTGCCGGCGGCGCCGGCGTGCTGGTGCTGGAAGAGCTCGAGCATGCCAAGGCGCGCGGCGCGCGGATTTATGGTGAGATCGTCGGCTATGGCGCGACGTCCGACGGCTACGACATGGTCGCACCATCAGGCGAGGGCGCCGAGCGCTGCATGCGCATGGCGATGTCGACCGTGAAGACCAAGGTCGACTACATCAATCCGCACGCGACATCGACGCCGGCCGGCGATCCGCCGGAGATCGACGCACTGCGCAGGGTGTTCGGAAGCGGCGAGAAGTGCCCGCCGATCTCGGCGACCAAGGCGTTGACCGGTCACTCACTCGGCGCAACCGGCGTGCAGGAAGCGATCTATTCGCTGCTGATGATGAACAATGGCTTCATCTGCGAGAGCGCCCACATCCAGGAACTCGACCCCGTGTTCGCGGACATGCCGATCGTGCGCAAGCGCATCGACAACGTCAAAATCGGCACCGTGCTGTCGAACTCCTTCGGCTTCGGCGGCACCAACGCCACGCTGGTGTTCAGCCGGCTGGACGCGTGA
- a CDS encoding glutathione S-transferase family protein — MIKLYWSPRSRSFTTLWLMEESGLPYERVLTDISTGAQKAPDFLKVNPMGKVPALTDGDAALGEAAAICAYIADRYPETGLAPAVADPRRARYLQWLFFSPGCIEPAIIQIFTKIEIPTSTAAWGSATQVFDVLEAVLAKGPWILGEEFSAADITIGSGLNFAVRLFKMVPSRPAFDAYLARCMARPAFQRAEKIAAG, encoded by the coding sequence ATGATCAAGCTCTACTGGTCGCCCCGCTCGCGCTCGTTCACGACGCTCTGGCTGATGGAAGAAAGCGGTCTGCCCTATGAGCGCGTGCTGACCGACATCTCGACCGGCGCACAGAAGGCGCCGGATTTTCTCAAGGTCAATCCGATGGGCAAGGTTCCGGCGCTGACCGACGGCGATGCCGCGCTGGGCGAGGCCGCCGCCATCTGCGCCTACATTGCCGATCGCTATCCCGAGACCGGGCTGGCGCCAGCCGTGGCCGATCCGCGCCGCGCGCGTTACCTGCAATGGTTGTTCTTCTCGCCGGGCTGCATCGAACCCGCCATCATCCAGATCTTCACCAAGATCGAGATCCCGACATCGACCGCGGCCTGGGGCAGCGCGACGCAGGTCTTCGACGTGCTGGAAGCCGTGCTTGCGAAGGGGCCGTGGATTCTCGGGGAGGAATTTTCGGCCGCCGACATCACGATCGGATCGGGCCTGAACTTCGCGGTGCGCCTGTTCAAGATGGTGCCGTCGCGCCCGGCCTTCGATGCCTATCTCGCGCGCTGCATGGCGAGGCCGGCGTTCCAGCGCGCGGAGAAGATCGCGGCCGGTTAG
- the rbfA gene encoding 30S ribosome-binding factor RbfA: MPRHHQKKSSASGGSQRQLRVGEQVRHAIAEILAQGSVHDADLEGHIITVPEVRMSPDLKLATVYVMPLGGRDTEIVLAALERNKKFLRGEVARRVNLKFAPDLRFRVDERFDEAERIEKLLRTPAVQKDLEQDLEQDPDTDREEER; the protein is encoded by the coding sequence ATGCCCCGCCATCATCAGAAAAAGAGTTCCGCGTCCGGCGGCTCGCAACGTCAGTTGCGGGTCGGCGAGCAGGTTCGCCATGCGATAGCCGAGATTCTGGCGCAAGGCAGCGTGCATGATGCTGACCTCGAAGGCCACATCATCACCGTGCCGGAGGTGCGGATGTCGCCCGACCTGAAGCTCGCAACAGTCTATGTGATGCCGCTCGGTGGCCGCGACACCGAGATCGTCCTCGCTGCGCTCGAGCGTAACAAGAAATTCCTGCGCGGCGAGGTCGCGCGGCGCGTTAACCTGAAATTTGCACCTGACCTTCGCTTCCGCGTCGACGAACGATTCGATGAAGCGGAACGGATCGAGAAGCTTTTGCGAACACCCGCGGTGCAGAAGGACCTCGAACAGGACTTGGAACAGGATCCGGATACGGATCGGGAAGAAGAACGATGA
- the pnp gene encoding polyribonucleotide nucleotidyltransferase, with protein MFNKHSVEIDWGGRPLKLETGKIARQADGAVVATYGETVVLATVVAAKSPREGVDFLPLTVDYQEKTYAAGRIPGGYFKREGRPTEKETLVSRLIDRPIRPLFVDGWRNETQVIVTVLSHDMENDPDIVALVASSAALTLSGAPFKGPIGAARVGFANDEFILNPTLDEMVDTQLDLVVAGTADAVLMVESEAKELNEEIMLGAVMFGHRHFQPVINAIIELAEKAAKEPREVTTIDNSALEKEMLGMVEQELRAAYAIPVKQDRYAAVGKVKEKVIAHYFPEGQEPKYDKLRIGGVFKELEAKIVRWNILDTGKRIDGRDSKTVRNIVAEVGVLPRAHGSALFTRGETQALVVTTLGTGEDEQYIDALSGTYKETFLLHYNFPPYSVGETGRLGGTKRREIGHGKLAWRAIHPVLPPHHEFPYTTRVVSEITESNGSSSMASVCGASLALMDAGVPLKRPTAGIAMGLILEDKRFAVLSDILGDEDHLGDMDFKVAGTEQGITSLQMDIKIEGITEEIMKVALGQAKDGRIYILGEMSKALTNARAELGEYAPRIETFKIATDKIREVIGTGGKVIREIVEKTGAKVNIEDDGTVKVASSDGEAMKAAIKWIKSIASDPEVGQIYDGTVVKVMEFGAFVNFFGSKDGLVHISQLASARVQKTSDVVKEGDKVKVKLLGFDDRGKTRLSMKVVDQETGEDLEGKGESQQPAREAAGE; from the coding sequence ATGTTCAATAAGCATTCAGTCGAGATCGACTGGGGTGGACGCCCTCTCAAGCTCGAAACCGGCAAGATCGCCCGCCAGGCTGACGGCGCCGTCGTCGCGACCTACGGCGAGACCGTGGTGCTCGCCACCGTCGTTGCCGCGAAGTCGCCCCGCGAAGGCGTCGACTTCCTGCCGCTGACCGTCGACTACCAGGAGAAGACCTACGCAGCCGGCCGCATTCCCGGCGGCTATTTCAAGCGCGAGGGTCGTCCGACCGAGAAGGAAACGCTGGTCTCCCGCCTGATCGACCGTCCGATCCGTCCGCTGTTCGTCGACGGCTGGCGCAACGAGACCCAGGTGATCGTGACCGTGCTCTCGCACGACATGGAGAACGATCCGGATATCGTCGCGCTGGTGGCCTCGTCGGCTGCGCTGACCCTGTCGGGCGCTCCCTTCAAGGGCCCGATCGGCGCCGCGCGCGTCGGCTTCGCCAATGACGAGTTCATCCTCAACCCGACGCTCGACGAGATGGTCGACACCCAGCTCGACCTCGTCGTAGCCGGCACCGCGGACGCCGTGCTGATGGTGGAATCGGAAGCCAAGGAGCTGAACGAAGAGATCATGCTCGGCGCCGTGATGTTCGGTCACCGCCACTTCCAGCCGGTGATCAACGCAATCATCGAGCTGGCCGAAAAGGCCGCGAAGGAGCCGCGCGAGGTCACCACGATCGACAATTCGGCGCTCGAAAAGGAAATGCTCGGCATGGTCGAGCAGGAACTGCGCGCCGCCTACGCCATTCCGGTCAAGCAGGATCGCTACGCCGCGGTCGGCAAGGTCAAGGAAAAGGTGATCGCGCACTACTTCCCGGAAGGCCAGGAGCCGAAATACGACAAGCTGCGCATCGGCGGCGTGTTCAAGGAGCTCGAAGCCAAGATCGTTCGCTGGAACATTCTCGACACCGGCAAGCGCATCGACGGCCGCGATTCCAAGACCGTGCGCAACATCGTCGCGGAAGTCGGCGTGCTGCCCCGCGCCCACGGCTCGGCGCTGTTCACCCGCGGCGAGACCCAGGCTCTGGTCGTGACCACGCTCGGCACCGGCGAGGACGAGCAGTACATCGACGCGCTGTCGGGAACGTACAAAGAGACGTTCCTGCTGCACTACAACTTCCCTCCCTACTCGGTCGGTGAGACCGGCCGCCTCGGCGGCACCAAGCGCCGCGAGATCGGCCACGGCAAGCTCGCCTGGCGCGCGATCCACCCGGTGCTGCCGCCGCACCACGAATTCCCCTACACCACGCGCGTGGTGTCGGAGATCACCGAATCCAACGGCTCCTCGTCGATGGCATCGGTCTGCGGCGCCTCGCTCGCGCTGATGGACGCCGGCGTGCCGTTGAAGCGGCCGACCGCGGGCATCGCGATGGGCCTGATCCTCGAAGACAAGCGCTTCGCGGTTCTCTCGGACATTCTCGGTGACGAGGACCATCTCGGCGACATGGACTTCAAGGTCGCCGGTACCGAGCAGGGCATCACCTCGCTCCAGATGGACATCAAGATCGAGGGCATCACCGAGGAGATCATGAAGGTCGCGCTCGGCCAGGCCAAGGATGGGCGTATCTACATCCTCGGCGAGATGTCGAAGGCGCTCACCAACGCCCGTGCCGAGCTCGGCGAATACGCGCCGCGCATCGAGACCTTCAAGATCGCCACCGACAAGATCCGCGAAGTGATCGGCACCGGCGGCAAGGTGATCCGCGAGATCGTCGAGAAGACCGGCGCCAAGGTCAACATCGAGGACGACGGCACCGTGAAGGTTGCTTCCAGCGATGGCGAGGCGATGAAGGCCGCGATCAAGTGGATCAAGTCGATCGCCTCCGATCCGGAGGTCGGCCAGATCTATGACGGCACCGTCGTCAAGGTGATGGAGTTCGGCGCTTTCGTGAACTTCTTCGGCTCCAAGGACGGCCTCGTGCACATCAGCCAGCTCGCCTCGGCGCGCGTGCAGAAGACCTCCGACGTCGTCAAGGAAGGCGACAAGGTCAAGGTCAAGCTGCTCGGCTTCGACGACCGCGGCAAGACCCGCCTGTCGATGAAGGTGGTCGACCAGGAGACCGGCGAAGACCTCGAGGGCAAGGGCGAGAGCCAGCAGCCCGCGCGCGAAGCGGCCGGCGAGTAA
- a CDS encoding GNAT family N-acetyltransferase, with translation MSHPIIRPARADEYDEIGRVWMESWISTGLGEASDFLLANLRARIRREIGDGWSLFVADDNGTIAAMLALHLPKLYLDMLFVAPAYQGQSLGRQLLAFTRTQMPDEMYLRCVRENEKAWRWYEREGFVFEKQEIEPSNGFMMKYYRWKKDGKSR, from the coding sequence ATGTCCCATCCCATCATCCGCCCGGCCCGCGCGGACGAATACGACGAGATCGGCCGTGTCTGGATGGAGAGCTGGATCTCGACCGGGCTCGGCGAGGCGAGCGACTTCCTGCTGGCAAACTTGCGTGCGCGCATCCGGCGCGAGATCGGGGACGGCTGGAGCCTGTTCGTCGCCGACGACAACGGCACTATCGCCGCAATGCTGGCGCTGCATTTGCCAAAACTCTATCTCGACATGCTGTTCGTCGCGCCCGCCTATCAGGGCCAATCGCTGGGCCGCCAATTGCTCGCCTTCACGCGCACGCAAATGCCGGACGAGATGTATCTGCGCTGCGTCCGCGAGAACGAAAAAGCCTGGCGCTGGTACGAGCGCGAGGGCTTTGTGTTCGAGAAGCAAGAGATCGAGCCGTCGAACGGGTTCATGATGAAGTATTATCGGTGGAAGAAAGACGGAAAATCTCGATGA
- the fabI gene encoding enoyl-ACP reductase FabI, producing MQELMKGKRGLIMGIANDHSIAWGMAKTLHAHGAELAFTFQGEALGKRVKPLAEQLGVDMVLPCDVEDIASVDATFTALREEWGRLDFVIHAIGFADKNELKGRYADTSRENFSRTMVISCFSFTEVAKRAAELMTEGGSMITLTFGASERAMPNYNVMGVAKAALEASVRYLASDFGPRGIRVNAISAGPIRTLAGSGIGEARAMFAFMQKHSPLRRGVTLDELGGSALYLLSDLSGGVTGEIHYVDSGYNIVLMPRPDDMKTED from the coding sequence ATGCAGGAATTAATGAAAGGCAAGCGCGGTCTGATCATGGGCATCGCCAATGATCATTCGATCGCCTGGGGCATGGCGAAGACGCTGCATGCCCACGGCGCCGAGCTCGCCTTCACCTTCCAGGGCGAGGCCCTGGGCAAGCGCGTCAAGCCGCTGGCCGAGCAGCTTGGCGTCGATATGGTGCTGCCCTGCGACGTCGAGGACATCGCCAGCGTCGACGCCACATTCACGGCCTTGCGCGAAGAGTGGGGCCGGCTGGACTTCGTGATCCACGCGATCGGCTTCGCCGACAAAAACGAGCTCAAGGGCCGTTACGCCGACACCAGCCGCGAGAATTTTTCGCGCACCATGGTGATCTCCTGCTTCTCCTTCACGGAAGTGGCAAAACGCGCTGCCGAACTGATGACGGAGGGCGGCAGCATGATCACGCTGACCTTCGGCGCCTCGGAACGCGCGATGCCGAACTACAATGTGATGGGCGTGGCCAAGGCGGCGCTGGAAGCCTCGGTGCGCTATCTTGCATCCGATTTCGGACCGCGCGGCATCCGCGTCAACGCGATCTCCGCCGGCCCCATCCGCACGCTCGCCGGCTCCGGCATCGGCGAGGCGCGCGCGATGTTCGCCTTCATGCAAAAGCATTCCCCGCTCCGCCGCGGCGTCACGCTCGACGAACTCGGCGGCTCGGCGCTGTATTTGTTGTCGGATCTCTCCGGCGGCGTGACCGGCGAGATCCACTATGTCGATTCCGGCTACAACATCGTCCTGATGCCGCGGCCGGACGATATGAAGACGGAAGACTGA
- a CDS encoding hydrogen peroxide-inducible genes activator: protein MLNLTLRQLRYFDALARHSHFGRAAESCSISQPALSMQIKELEEALGGLLLERSARQVALTRFGEELAQRVRDILRSVDELGDFARASQDRFSGRLRIGMIPTIAPYLLPTITKNLMRMHPELDIRVRETMTPRLIQELVEGRLDTAIVALPVSEPSLTEVALFEEKFLLVRPSADEGTPAPSREMMREMRLLLLEEGHCFRDQALSFCNMQSAPPREMLDANSLSTLVQMVSAGIGVTLIPEMAVQVETRSASVSLARFRDPQPSRTIGMVWRKTSPLARQLLQISEVVCLSAGKVRARPSVRSPRT, encoded by the coding sequence ATGCTAAACCTCACTCTGCGCCAGCTCCGGTATTTCGACGCCCTGGCGCGTCACAGTCATTTCGGGCGCGCGGCTGAGTCTTGCTCGATCTCGCAGCCAGCCCTGTCGATGCAGATCAAGGAACTGGAGGAGGCGCTCGGCGGCCTGCTGCTGGAGCGCAGCGCCCGGCAGGTGGCGCTGACCCGATTTGGCGAGGAGCTCGCGCAGCGCGTCCGCGACATTTTGCGCTCGGTCGACGAGCTCGGCGATTTCGCCCGCGCCTCGCAGGACCGGTTCTCCGGACGGCTGCGCATCGGCATGATTCCGACGATCGCGCCCTATCTGCTGCCGACGATCACCAAGAACCTGATGCGCATGCATCCGGAGCTCGACATCCGCGTGCGCGAGACGATGACGCCGCGGCTGATCCAGGAACTGGTGGAAGGCCGGCTCGATACCGCCATCGTTGCGTTGCCGGTGTCCGAGCCCTCGCTCACCGAGGTCGCCCTGTTCGAGGAAAAATTCCTGCTGGTGCGGCCGAGCGCGGATGAGGGAACGCCGGCACCATCCCGGGAGATGATGCGCGAGATGCGGCTGCTGTTGCTCGAAGAGGGGCACTGCTTCCGCGATCAGGCGCTGTCATTCTGCAACATGCAATCGGCGCCGCCGCGCGAGATGCTGGATGCCAATTCGCTGTCGACGCTGGTCCAGATGGTCAGCGCCGGCATCGGCGTCACCTTGATCCCGGAGATGGCCGTGCAGGTGGAGACGCGATCGGCCTCGGTCTCGCTGGCGCGCTTCCGCGACCCGCAGCCGTCGCGCACCATCGGCATGGTCTGGCGCAAGACCAGTCCGCTGGCGCGGCAACTCCTGCAAATCTCCGAGGTGGTGTGCCTGTCGGCGGGCAAGGTGCGCGCACGGCCATCCGTGCGCAGCCCGCGGACCTGA